A portion of the Streptomyces sp. NBC_00376 genome contains these proteins:
- a CDS encoding secondary thiamine-phosphate synthase enzyme YjbQ produces MPHAFATSVLHITTGTTESVTDLTAECEQFLARHAASKDGLLNIFVPHATAGIAVLETGAGSDDDLLATLHTLLPADGRWQHRHGSPGHGRDHVLPALVPPHATLPVIGGRLELGTWQSVCLVDTNIAKDNRQVRLSFLG; encoded by the coding sequence CACCAGCGTTCTGCACATCACCACCGGCACGACGGAGTCCGTCACCGACCTGACCGCCGAGTGCGAGCAGTTCCTCGCCCGGCACGCCGCCTCCAAGGACGGCCTCCTCAACATCTTCGTACCGCACGCGACCGCCGGCATCGCTGTCCTGGAGACCGGGGCCGGCAGCGACGACGACCTCCTGGCCACCCTCCACACCCTGCTGCCCGCCGACGGCCGCTGGCAACACCGCCACGGCAGCCCCGGCCACGGCCGCGACCACGTACTGCCCGCCCTCGTCCCACCCCACGCGACGCTTCCGGTGATCGGGGGGCGGCTGGAGCTGGGGACGTGGCAGTCGGTGTGCCTGGTCGACACGAACATTGCTAAAGACAACCGTCAGGTTCGTCTGAGCTTCCTGGGCTGA